Within the Bacteroidota bacterium genome, the region GGATTCGGAAGAGGGAAAATCAGTGCTTGGTTTTTTAAAAAAGGGGAACCGGCAGAGTTTTGCATAAAGAAACTAACCTGGCTGGATCTGGTCCCTGATATGCTGGTCTCTTTAATCCCCATTGTTGTAGGTGTTGTTCTGATGATTCTCCGGTTTGATTTTCTTTTGCTATTCTCCGTATTGTTGATTCTTTTTCTGACAACCAGTGGCAATGGATTTATACGAGGGAAGTTAACCTGCCGTTATTGTAAACAAAAGGAATTAGGTTGCCCGGCATATTCACTGTTTAATAAAGCTGGCTAAAGCAAAATAAACTTTTTGTTATATTATCTGGCATTGTTGGCTGTGATCTGATAATATGGCGGATTCATTTCAGGCAATTAATCGGAATTATGTTTTTATTCATGAAAATAACAACTTAAAATTATATATCATGAAAGTAGGATTAATTGGTTTTGGTAAAGCCGGCAAGGCTGTGGCTTCAGTGGTTCTTCAAAACAAAGAATTTTCTCTGGAATGGGTATTAAGGCAGAGTATGGTTCTTGAAAGTCGCTCTGTATCCGAATTCCTTGGTATACCTTCCCGTGATCCCGCATCAATTCATTCAAAAGAAACGGTAAATATTGATGAACTACTGGATGAACATCCGGTTGATTTCATCATTGATTTTTCATCGGCTCAAGCAATATTCGAATATGGCCAAGCAGCAAGCCTTAGAAATATTAAGATCATCTCTGCAATTTCGCACTATGATGAAAAAACTATTGATTTTCTTCATGATCTGTCAACCCATGTTGCTGTATTTTGGTCGCCTAACATTACTTTGGGAGTAAATTATCTGCTGTTTGCTGCCAAATTTTTAAAGAAGATTGCTCCCTGGGTGGATGTTGAGGTGGTGGAAGAACATTTTAAACAGAAGAAAGGAGTTTCGGGTACTGCCCTTAAAATTGCGGAAGAACTGGAGGTTGAAACTTCAAAAATTAGCTCCATCAGGGCAGGGGGAATTGTTGGCAAGCATGAAGTTATTTTTGGTTTCCCTTATCAGACAGTCCGGCTGATCCATGAATCTATTTCACGTGAAGCCTTTGGTAATGGTGCATTATTTGTGGCCGAAAATATACAGAATAAGAATACGGGGTTTTA harbors:
- a CDS encoding dihydrodipicolinate reductase C-terminal domain-containing protein; this encodes MKVGLIGFGKAGKAVASVVLQNKEFSLEWVLRQSMVLESRSVSEFLGIPSRDPASIHSKETVNIDELLDEHPVDFIIDFSSAQAIFEYGQAASLRNIKIISAISHYDEKTIDFLHDLSTHVAVFWSPNITLGVNYLLFAAKFLKKIAPWVDVEVVEEHFKQKKGVSGTALKIAEELEVETSKISSIRAGGIVGKHEVIFGFPYQTVRLIHESISREAFGNGALFVAENIQNKNTGFYKFEDILLPYFVS